Proteins encoded together in one bacterium window:
- the rpsF gene encoding 30S ribosomal protein S6, with protein MRDYETTILLTADIEADRLEAKLDSFRQLFGEGIEIKDQGVQRLAYVIKRRTQARYLMIFHKNEPDRVADIEAKLRLDEAVIRFMTCRGE; from the coding sequence ATGCGCGACTACGAGACCACCATCCTTCTTACAGCCGATATCGAAGCCGACCGCCTGGAGGCCAAGCTGGATAGCTTCCGCCAGCTCTTCGGGGAGGGCATCGAGATAAAGGACCAGGGCGTGCAGAGGCTGGCGTACGTGATAAAACGGCGCACGCAGGCCCGCTACCTGATGATTTTCCACAAGAACGAGCCCGATCGGGTCGCCGACATCGAGGCCAAGCTGCGACTGGACGAAGCCGTCATCCGCTTCATGACCTGCCGGGGCGAGTAG
- the ssb gene encoding single-stranded DNA-binding protein has protein sequence MANYNRVILAGNITRDPELRYIASGQAVATVGLAVNRKFKTKEGEQREDTTFVDCTAWARQAEVICEYVKKGDPILIEGRLRYHTWDDKETGAKRSKLEVVIENFQFLSRGPGGRKPDAAEDSAPKGDEMEPLSDDDIPF, from the coding sequence ATGGCGAATTACAACAGGGTCATCCTCGCGGGGAACATCACCCGCGACCCGGAGCTGCGCTATATAGCCAGCGGGCAGGCGGTGGCCACGGTGGGGCTCGCCGTCAATCGCAAGTTCAAAACCAAAGAGGGGGAGCAGCGGGAGGACACCACCTTCGTGGACTGCACCGCCTGGGCGCGACAGGCCGAGGTTATCTGTGAATATGTAAAGAAAGGCGACCCGATCCTCATCGAGGGGCGGTTGCGGTACCACACCTGGGATGACAAGGAAACGGGCGCCAAACGGTCCAAGCTCGAAGTCGTAATCGAAAATTTCCAGTTCCTAAGCCGTGGTCCGGGGGGGCGGAAGCCCGATGCCGCCGAGGACTCTGCGCCAAAGGGCGACGAGATGGAGCCGCTCTCCGACGACGACATCCCTTTCTAG
- the rpsR gene encoding 30S ribosomal protein S18 codes for MKRRVLRKRTCRFCKDGVKDIDYKDLELIRRYVTERGKIRARRTTGSCAKHQRQLCAAVKRARILGQIPFRLEYHRH; via the coding sequence ATGAAAAGACGCGTCCTGCGCAAGCGGACCTGCCGGTTTTGCAAGGACGGGGTCAAGGACATTGATTACAAGGACCTGGAGCTCATCCGCCGCTACGTCACCGAGCGGGGCAAAATCCGCGCCCGCCGGACGACCGGGAGCTGCGCCAAGCACCAGCGTCAACTGTGCGCCGCCGTCAAGCGCGCGCGCATCTTGGGCCAGATTCCATTCCGCCTCGAGTACCACCGACATTAA
- the rplI gene encoding 50S ribosomal protein L9, translating to MEVILRQDVPNLGKRGDVVRVKNGYARNFLIPRQFAMKVTSGTRKQIEIERAAHNRKLDQMRGQHEELVGRIESLSFTVAGKASDAGRLYGSVGENEVVKLLAARGIEIGHHQVILEDHIKQVGLYHIPIRFQQDLMAQANVWVVAEGDEHGAGLPEDVPEPLLYIGGHQSLEEARAHAEEILVEEEPAETEEQSEDSFEVEDEEAGEEDEDEPSS from the coding sequence ATGGAAGTGATTCTCCGTCAGGACGTGCCGAATCTCGGGAAGCGGGGCGACGTGGTCCGTGTCAAGAACGGCTACGCCCGTAACTTCCTGATTCCCAGGCAGTTCGCGATGAAGGTGACCTCCGGCACGCGCAAGCAGATCGAGATCGAGCGCGCGGCCCACAACCGCAAGCTGGACCAGATGCGCGGACAGCACGAGGAGCTCGTCGGCCGGATCGAGTCGTTGAGCTTCACCGTGGCCGGCAAAGCCAGCGACGCCGGACGGCTCTACGGCTCGGTGGGCGAGAACGAGGTCGTGAAGCTCCTGGCCGCCCGTGGTATCGAGATCGGCCATCACCAGGTTATTCTCGAGGACCACATCAAGCAGGTCGGCCTCTACCACATCCCCATCCGCTTCCAGCAGGACCTGATGGCCCAGGCCAACGTTTGGGTCGTGGCCGAGGGCGACGAGCACGGGGCCGGTCTGCCCGAGGACGTGCCCGAGCCGCTCCTCTACATCGGCGGGCACCAGAGCCTGGAAGAGGCCCGGGCCCACGCCGAGGAGATACTCGTCGAGGAGGAACCGGCCGAGACGGAGGAACAATCTGAGGATTCCTTCGAGGTCGAGGACGAAGAGGCCGGCGAAGAGGACGAGGACGAACCGTCCTCGTGA
- the tsaB gene encoding tRNA (adenosine(37)-N6)-threonylcarbamoyltransferase complex dimerization subunit type 1 TsaB → MERLITLATATRRGGAALFENGEPVARREIAPTETGGARLLSAARDCLEETGLTWKNLTAVAVALGPGSFTGIRVGLATALGLVESLGLKLIGVGSLDCIARGAKGELREGETVCATLPAGAGLYYAQLFRNGEPLGGCGLVAACGLKRRYPAGAYIGADLEVAGISPNRIIREPDWVSPVHLGVLAWERLIRGETDEAARIRPLYVKRPAARPAPR, encoded by the coding sequence TTGGAGCGTCTGATCACCCTTGCCACGGCCACCCGCCGCGGCGGCGCCGCCCTCTTCGAGAATGGCGAACCCGTCGCCCGGCGGGAGATTGCGCCGACCGAGACCGGCGGGGCGAGGCTCCTTTCAGCGGCGCGGGACTGCCTGGAAGAAACCGGATTGACCTGGAAGAATTTGACCGCCGTCGCCGTGGCCCTGGGACCCGGCTCCTTCACCGGCATCCGGGTGGGGCTGGCCACCGCCCTGGGTTTAGTGGAATCGCTTGGATTGAAGCTCATCGGGGTAGGCAGCCTGGACTGCATCGCGCGGGGGGCGAAGGGGGAGTTGCGGGAGGGAGAGACCGTCTGCGCCACCCTCCCGGCGGGGGCTGGGCTCTATTACGCGCAGCTCTTCCGGAACGGGGAGCCGCTCGGAGGGTGCGGGCTGGTCGCCGCGTGCGGGCTTAAGCGCCGCTACCCGGCCGGAGCGTACATCGGCGCGGACCTCGAGGTTGCGGGAATTTCCCCGAACCGGATCATCCGGGAGCCCGACTGGGTGTCCCCGGTGCACCTGGGAGTCTTAGCCTGGGAGCGCCTCATCCGGGGTGAGACGGACGAGGCGGCGCGCATCCGGCCGCTTTACGTGAAACGCCCTGCGGCCAGACCTGCCCCGCGCTAA
- the tsaE gene encoding tRNA (adenosine(37)-N6)-threonylcarbamoyltransferase complex ATPase subunit type 1 TsaE, protein MENRITLPDEYSTIALGERIGRSCRGGETLLLTGKLGAGKTTLIRGVARGLGIKRGVRSPTFQLLREYHGRLTLYHADLYRFEAGGDPAAELGLDELPGPEGVLAVEWAERGFAGGVARSARFAGALLASPHFPFGHGHSDVEGLHISLDFEGTGRRAVLTTLDAGHLHLLAGVEGWSV, encoded by the coding sequence TATTCCACGATTGCCCTGGGCGAGCGGATCGGACGGTCCTGTCGCGGCGGCGAGACGCTCCTATTGACCGGGAAGCTGGGCGCGGGGAAGACGACCCTCATCCGCGGAGTAGCGCGGGGTCTGGGGATAAAGCGGGGGGTGAGGAGCCCCACCTTCCAGCTTCTGCGTGAGTACCACGGACGATTGACCCTCTACCACGCAGACCTGTATCGGTTCGAGGCCGGGGGGGACCCGGCGGCGGAGCTGGGCCTGGACGAGCTGCCGGGACCGGAGGGGGTGCTGGCGGTGGAGTGGGCCGAACGCGGTTTCGCCGGAGGCGTAGCTCGCTCCGCTCGGTTTGCCGGGGCATTACTCGCTTCGCCCCATTTTCCCTTCGGGCACGGTCACTCGGACGTCGAGGGACTGCACATTTCGCTCGACTTCGAGGGGACGGGGCGCAGAGCGGTCCTCACGACCCTGGACGCGGGGCACCTGCACCTCTTGGCGGGAGTGGAAGGTTGGAGCGTCTGA